In Chryseobacterium lactis, a single genomic region encodes these proteins:
- the aspS gene encoding aspartate--tRNA ligase, translating into MFRSHTNGELSLKNLNEEVTLSGWVQTIRDKGFMIWVDLRDRYGITQLVLDQDRSSAQLMEEAKKLGREFVIQATGKVIERVSKNPNIPTGEIEILVEKLTILNDSQLPPFTIEDETDGGEELRMKYRYLDIRRNPVKDKLIFRHKMAQKVRNYLSDEGFIEVETPVLIKSTPEGARDFVVPSRMNPGQFYALPQSPQTFKQLLMVGGMDKYFQIVKCFRDEDLRADRQPEFTQIDCEMAFVDQEDVMNVFEGMTKTLIKDITGQEFGNFPRMTFADAMKKYGNDKPDIRFGMEFVELNELVKGKDFKIFDDAELVVGINVEGCAEYTRKQIDELVDWVKRPQVGASGMVWVKFQNDGVKTSSVNKFYNEEDLAKIIEKFGAKEGDLMLILSGNENKVRAQLSALRMELGNRLGLRKGNVFAPLWVVDFPLLEFDEESGRYHAMHHPFTSPKSEDIHLLETDPGKARANAYDMVLNGNEIGGGSIRIFDRDLQSKMFDLLGFTKEEAEAQFGFLMNAFKYGAPPHGGLAFGFDRLVAILDGNEVIRDYIAFPKNNSGRDVMIDAPASIADAQLDELELKLDLKA; encoded by the coding sequence ATGTTTCGATCGCACACCAACGGAGAGTTATCTCTAAAGAATCTGAATGAAGAAGTTACACTATCAGGATGGGTACAAACTATCCGTGATAAAGGATTTATGATTTGGGTAGATCTTCGGGATCGTTACGGAATTACCCAGCTGGTTTTAGATCAGGACCGTTCTTCCGCACAGCTGATGGAAGAGGCTAAAAAACTGGGCCGTGAGTTTGTGATTCAGGCCACTGGAAAAGTTATTGAAAGAGTCAGCAAAAACCCTAATATTCCAACAGGAGAAATTGAAATTTTAGTTGAAAAATTAACGATTCTGAATGATTCACAACTTCCTCCTTTCACTATTGAAGATGAAACAGACGGTGGAGAGGAATTAAGAATGAAATACCGTTACCTGGATATCAGAAGAAATCCGGTAAAAGATAAATTGATCTTCCGTCACAAAATGGCACAAAAGGTAAGAAATTACTTATCTGATGAAGGATTTATCGAAGTGGAAACTCCGGTTTTAATTAAATCTACTCCTGAAGGAGCCAGAGACTTTGTTGTTCCCAGCAGAATGAACCCGGGGCAGTTTTATGCATTGCCTCAGTCTCCACAAACCTTCAAGCAATTGCTAATGGTTGGTGGAATGGATAAATACTTCCAGATTGTAAAATGTTTCCGTGATGAAGATTTAAGAGCCGACAGACAGCCGGAATTTACACAAATCGACTGCGAGATGGCCTTTGTAGACCAGGAAGATGTGATGAATGTTTTTGAAGGAATGACCAAGACTCTTATAAAAGATATTACCGGTCAGGAATTCGGAAACTTCCCAAGAATGACTTTCGCAGATGCGATGAAAAAATATGGGAATGACAAACCGGATATCCGTTTCGGAATGGAATTCGTAGAATTGAATGAACTTGTAAAAGGGAAGGATTTCAAAATATTTGATGATGCAGAACTGGTTGTAGGAATTAATGTAGAAGGATGTGCAGAGTATACAAGAAAACAGATTGATGAGCTTGTAGACTGGGTAAAACGTCCTCAGGTTGGTGCTTCAGGAATGGTTTGGGTTAAATTCCAGAATGATGGTGTGAAAACCTCGTCAGTGAATAAATTCTACAACGAAGAAGATCTGGCAAAAATCATCGAAAAATTCGGAGCAAAAGAAGGTGACTTAATGTTAATTCTTTCCGGGAATGAAAATAAGGTAAGAGCTCAGCTTTCTGCTTTAAGAATGGAGCTTGGAAACCGTTTGGGATTAAGAAAAGGAAATGTGTTTGCCCCACTTTGGGTAGTGGACTTCCCATTACTGGAATTTGACGAAGAAAGTGGACGTTACCATGCCATGCACCACCCTTTCACCTCTCCAAAATCTGAAGATATTCATTTATTGGAAACAGATCCGGGGAAAGCAAGAGCTAACGCTTATGATATGGTGTTGAACGGAAATGAAATCGGAGGCGGGTCGATCAGAATTTTTGACAGAGATCTTCAATCAAAAATGTTCGACTTATTAGGATTTACCAAAGAAGAAGCGGAAGCCCAGTTTGGATTCTTAATGAACGCTTTCAAATACGGAGCACCACCACACGGTGGTTTAGCATTCGGGTTTGACCGTTTGGTTGCTATTCTTGATGGAAATGAAGTGATCAGAGATTATATTGCATTCCCTAAGAACAATTCAGGGCGTGATGTGATGATCGACGCACCAGCTTCCATTGCTGATGCACAACTCGATGAGCTGGAATTAAAACTAGATTTAAAAGCATAA
- a CDS encoding ankyrin repeat domain-containing protein produces the protein MKKITSTIFLFGILASANMLSAQKLTQEKMKAIYTDDIATFKKHFAPGDYNKCFTLGTEQFSPLGFSVLGGKTKIINFLLDNKANINKKCTGTPLQIAKDAKRVEVAQLLTERGATSN, from the coding sequence ATGAAAAAAATAACTTCTACAATTTTTCTATTTGGAATTTTAGCATCTGCCAATATGCTTTCTGCTCAGAAGCTTACTCAGGAGAAGATGAAGGCCATTTATACCGATGATATCGCAACATTTAAAAAACATTTTGCGCCCGGAGATTACAATAAATGTTTTACTCTTGGAACTGAACAGTTCTCTCCACTTGGATTCAGTGTATTAGGTGGAAAAACTAAGATTATCAATTTTTTATTGGATAATAAGGCCAACATTAACAAAAAATGTACAGGAACTCCTCTTCAGATTGCAAAAGATGCAAAAAGAGTTGAGGTTGCCCAGCTACTTACTGAAAGAGGTGCTACCAGCAATTAA
- a CDS encoding 30S ribosomal protein THX, translating into MGKGDKKSRRGKINAGSYGKRRPRKASKSFVAAEEKSKK; encoded by the coding sequence ATGGGAAAAGGAGATAAAAAGTCAAGAAGAGGAAAAATCAATGCCGGAAGCTATGGAAAAAGAAGACCTAGAAAAGCTTCAAAATCCTTTGTGGCAGCAGAAGAAAAATCCAAAAAGTAA
- a CDS encoding MATE family efflux transporter, which produces MIRYIDFLKKAFSGEETDFTKVNIRSAVLLLAIPMMLEMAMESVFALVDLYFVGHLKESGFAIQTVGLTESVLSVMYSIAIGMSMAATALVARRIGEKNPEQASRSAAQVLLVSFAITLILSLLGVIYAEEILILMGSKPEAAAYGKDFTRIMMGSSTIIMLLFLINGIFRGAGNAMIAMKSLWIANIANIILCPVLIKGFGPVPAMGLTGAALATTIGRSIGVIYQLYHLLIADTQIRIKLSYFKPQFSLIKSIVKIATPGIFQFVIASCSWIFLAELVATTGGENASAGYQTALRLMMFFMLPAWGLSNAASTLVGQNMGANEMLRAEQSVMKTVKYNVIFMLIVSLIFIFLGNFLVSFFTQEIEIKNFAKSALFIMSTGFIFYGIGMVMINAFNGAGDTWTPTWVNLFGFWLFQIPLAYFLSKHLEMGPKGVFISIPAAETLITIVAFILFKKGKWKTIKV; this is translated from the coding sequence ATGATACGATATATTGATTTTTTAAAAAAAGCATTTAGCGGAGAAGAAACCGATTTTACCAAAGTAAATATAAGAAGTGCCGTTCTTCTTTTGGCAATTCCAATGATGCTGGAGATGGCGATGGAGTCTGTATTTGCCTTAGTAGATCTCTATTTCGTGGGGCACTTGAAAGAAAGTGGTTTTGCTATTCAGACTGTAGGTCTCACGGAGTCTGTGCTTTCTGTGATGTATTCTATTGCCATTGGGATGAGTATGGCTGCTACTGCTTTGGTAGCAAGAAGAATTGGTGAGAAGAACCCGGAACAGGCTTCCAGAAGTGCCGCCCAGGTATTGTTGGTGTCTTTTGCAATAACTTTAATACTGAGTTTATTGGGAGTAATCTATGCCGAAGAAATTTTAATTCTAATGGGATCAAAGCCTGAAGCTGCTGCGTATGGAAAAGATTTTACGAGAATCATGATGGGAAGCAGTACGATCATTATGCTTTTATTTTTAATCAATGGGATTTTCAGAGGTGCAGGAAATGCGATGATTGCCATGAAAAGTTTGTGGATTGCCAATATTGCCAACATTATTCTGTGTCCCGTTTTGATAAAAGGATTTGGACCGGTTCCTGCTATGGGACTTACAGGAGCGGCACTGGCAACCACGATAGGACGGAGTATTGGAGTTATTTATCAGCTGTATCACCTTTTGATTGCGGATACACAGATTCGTATTAAGCTCAGTTATTTTAAACCACAGTTTAGTTTAATTAAATCCATTGTAAAAATTGCAACTCCTGGAATTTTTCAGTTTGTCATTGCTTCATGCAGCTGGATTTTTCTTGCGGAACTCGTTGCCACTACAGGTGGTGAGAATGCATCTGCCGGATACCAGACCGCATTAAGACTCATGATGTTTTTTATGCTTCCTGCCTGGGGACTCAGCAATGCAGCATCAACACTGGTTGGACAAAATATGGGAGCTAATGAGATGCTGAGAGCAGAACAATCGGTAATGAAAACAGTGAAGTATAATGTGATTTTCATGTTAATAGTCAGCTTGATATTTATTTTCCTTGGAAATTTTCTGGTAAGCTTTTTTACTCAGGAAATTGAGATTAAAAATTTCGCTAAAAGCGCTCTGTTCATTATGAGTACCGGATTTATTTTTTATGGAATAGGAATGGTGATGATCAATGCCTTCAATGGAGCGGGAGATACCTGGACTCCAACGTGGGTCAATCTTTTTGGATTCTGGTTGTTCCAGATTCCTCTGGCTTATTTCCTGTCAAAGCATTTGGAAATGGGTCCAAAAGGAGTATTTATTTCAATTCCGGCAGCAGAGACGTTAATTACCATTGTTGCCTTTATTTTATTTAAAAAAGGAAAATGGAAAACGATTAAGGTATAA